The genome window GAGGTATCCAATAAGAAAGCTCTGCAGAAGGAGAGCAGAAAGAGGAAGCGAAAGGAGCTCATGAACTTCTATACCTGgcagcacagaaacacacagaaagaACGTAAGTTATGGTTCTAGTCATTTGATCACAACAGTAGAAGCACAATGTGTGGTGAAATTATTTAGTGCAAAACTTTGTCAGTCATTCTGGCTTCACTGCTAACTTTGTCCATATTACTCAGTCACTCTGTGTTTTGAAAAGGGTTATTCTCTCTTTCAGACATTGCTGAACTGAGGAAAAAGTTTGAGGAGGACAAACAGCGAATTGCTTTGCTAAGAGCACAGAGGAAGTTCCGACCTTACTGAATCAAGTTTCTGAGATTCTCCCCACCTTCCTGGTTTTTAAACCACCTAACCACACCATTGATGTCAATAAATAAATTGTTTGTATAGTTCTTGTTTGTCACTGATACAGTAATTTATGGAGTCTTCAAGTTTGATTGGTATTTGATTCAAAAGTTGTGAATCAATACCTTAGGATCACTTCACATGTTCCAATAGACACCCTTGTATTCTGCCATTTCTGGGGCTGTAGGATAGGAGGCTTTAATATCTGATTTTACGTTCAGGTGCAGCGCTATGTACTCAGTTTACGTGACCAAGTCAAACTGGCTGCATAATACATGTGATGCATTGGAATGCACATGGCCAGTGAAGGTATTTAATGGTAGTTGAAATAAATACCAATTGTAAATAAGTGTTCATAGAGGTGCTTTATTGGGCTTGTTCAACCTGTAGGCCAGTCTCATTGTTTCTGGTTTCCATTTTCTGCCACTTGACAACTCATCGACCACGAAGAGAACAGGAGGAAGAACAGGATGGAGGTACAGATGACTGTGACAGAGTACATTGACACCTGAAATGCTGAGGGCCGCCAGCAAGAGAAAATGTTAGTGTCAGTTTCATTCCACTCATACAGTAGCTGTGGGGTAAGTTGAGACACATTTtgggtatggtttcctagaaacaagggtatCATTTGAACAAATATTTAGGAAGATATAATTTCATGGAGTgtgaagaaaccacatggaaaaagagGTAAGCAAGTTATGAtccttgtatctaaaccaaaataGATCATTAAAGAtggttctatacatcagttggagTCTAAGCTTCAATgtggtcctaaacctagcatgaatgTGCATCCTTGTAGTTGTGTGGGTTAATATAGTAAATGTTTGCCTTGGAGTAAGTTGAACCAACGGCAAGTGAGAGAATTTAAGAGTTCTTCCCAGGCATACTGCAAGGCGTTATCGCTGGTATATGTTAAAAGTGTAAAAAAAGTACAACGTTAAGCCTGTGTTGAAATATGCTTAAAAGACAAAGAGCAGTTGTGATTGTGTTTGGGGAAATATATACAGGATTATAAAAAGATGGTcatatttaattcagtacagaaatgtgtTGGTGGCTCAACTACTCGGGGTCAAGCTGTTTTAAACTGTAACGCTTAAATTaagattatttccagggatacacatcTACCTGAAATacgtagatatctttgttagaaagaatactacatttcccttgacagagtgatgttgaatgtaaaaaaaaataaaaaatctcaacttatcccactctcccctattTGGAATGTGCTTACCTATATTCAGATGACTATGATTCCCTTCCTGTTCTGACCCAACAACACAGGACCAAATGAGACTAACTGGGAGACTCGATCTGACCCAGACTCCCTCCTCGCCCTCTCACCATCAGGTGCTGGATGGAGGAGATGAGACAGCATGACTATTGGATAAAATAACCCAATTCAGTGTTAAGGTGAATGTAGAACATGGGGACCTGAAACACTCACAGGTGATGGAGCAGTGTTGTTTACACTCTTCCTCCTCTGTGCAGAtttccacccagcagtaaaagtacacctgagagaCAAGATTCAGTAATCAGTGTTTTTCCCCCAATCCTGGTCTTCCAGTACACATTTCCGCTGTAGCCCTGGAcaaaacacacctcattcaactcattgagggtttgatgattagttgaatcaggtgtgcttgtcagggctacaatgaaaatgtgtactgttggcaTCATCAATggccagggttgggaaacactgcagcAGAGGGAGGACCAAGAGATCTTTGTTTAGACAatttatactaaacaaaaataaacataacATGCAAAAATTAAcaattttactgaattacagttcataaggaaatcagtcaattgaaataaataaattaggccctgatctatggatttcctatgattgggcaggggcgcagccatgggtgggcctgggaggacatAGACCCAAACTCTTGGGAGacagacccagccaatcagaattagtttttcccccacagaagagctttattacagacagaaatactcctcgatttcatcagctgtccgggtggctggtctcagacaatcccgcaggtgaagaagccggatgtggaggtcctgggctggtgtggttacacgtggtctgtggttgtgtaaccggttggacatactgccaaattctctaaaacgacggaggcggcttatggtggagaaaaacattaaattctctggcaacaaacattaaattctctggtggatcttcctgcagtcagaatgtcAATTGCACGccctctcaaaacttgagacatctgtgacattgtgttgtgtgacaaaactgccaattttagagtggccttttgttgtcccctgaacaaggtgcacctgtgtaatgatcaagctgtttaatcagtttcttgatatgccacacctttcaggtggatggattatcttagcaaatgagaaatgctcacgaacgggggatgtaaacaaatttgtgcacaacatttgagagaaatatgctttgtgtgtatggaagagttctgggatcttttatttcagctcatgaaaccaacactttacatgttgcgtttatatttttgttcagtataatagcAAAATGTTCAGATTCTTCAGATAAATAGGATAGATCTTACCTCCTCCACACTGGGATTGCCCGTCTCAGGGTCCACAAAGGAAAAGGTCTTGACATCAAACCTCCTGACCTGGGAGTGCGAGGTTGTCCTCCCCTGACTGTCCACTGGGATAGAACTCCTCACGTTGTCCAGAGGGTTAGGACAGCTGTCAGGGAGAAGGATGGGAGTGAGACTACTAAACCAATGCATATTGACAGTCTTCATATTCACAGTGATTAATCTTCAGTCAGTATAGGAAAACTtgcgtctccctccctctcacccatcATAGAGTAGTGTCCATACGGAGTGTCTGGAGGCAGGGTAGGCGAAGCAGTCCCGCACACGCAGGGAGAGACTGGGGTCAGGGGAGGGTGGAGCGATTGACACCTCCACATACACAGGCTTATGCAGATACAGGGTCAGGGGCAGCTGGTCCTCAGGGAGGAAAAAGGTAAAGGACTCATCTGGAAAAAAGAAAAGGGTGAGGATGATGAAGGTCTACCAGTGTGTGAAGTGACAACTCTTGATGCCATATACTTGCAGTGTTTGGATTTGGCATCCCTTGCTTGGTCTGTGGAAACCATATTGTTTTACTACAGTACCTGTGGCTATTCTCATCTGCACTCGGACAGTCCCCAGTGCAGTCACAGGTGGAGGGTTAGTTGGGTTTAAGGACCACAGATCAGTGTGGAGGAGAGCTGACCCCTCATATTGACACTGGACCTGCAGACTACAAACCAAGTCTCATTCAAAACATTTACTCCATAATAGTTTCAAGCAATTAGGTTCTGGCTAAAGCCACGATATGGTAAAGTAGTCTAAATTGTAGTGCACTGTCTATAGGCAGGAAGAGAAATAAGCAGCTACCTGAAGGGAGAATGTTTGCCTGTAATCTTTGGATGCagttcctctacctccacctcatAGCTTACAACATCCCCATTCACCTGTAAATATAAGAGGGGGAACAAGGTATTTTAGCATACCTAAGAGTATTCAACACTGCAAGAAAAAGCAGCATTATACTACTACCAGAGGCATTCAGGACAGAAGTATACTACTGTAGATTAGGGCAGAAGGTAAACTAGACCTAATGACTCACCATCATCTTTGTGCCACACTCCCTCACCCCAAttttaaagacagctgtatctgCAGAGGTAGCTACAGGAGAGCACTGTGGCTGACCCTTGACGGCAAGGTTGTTCGGGTTGATTGGGGGGTCAGTGTCTGTCGCCTTCACAGAGAACACAAAATGGCCATCCAGAGAACAGGCTGAGagcaagaggaggagacagaaacaAGGAGttattcttgacatttaatctcTGATCTCACCACGACAGTCACTATCCCTCTGCTGATACTTTCTTTCAGAAGCATGTTCTCCATTgtacaaaatacacacaaaacTAATTCCATTACTGTTCATTCTGTAATAGCAAGTTGAGTCATGATCATCATAGCAGCATCCCAGTTTGATACAGCCATCATTGGAGACATCCTGGGGCCCACAGTCCACACGCAAAGCTCTATGGATGCTGCATTTTCCTGATCGTGCTGAAGGAAAGTAAATTGGAAGAATGACTTTTACAGAGGTGGTACTAAAGGGCACTGCAATCACTATGTGTGATAAATCATCTAAAATTCACTCCCTATAAAATTATATGAACTCACAGGTTCGACCGATGATGGGTTTCTGGGCCATCTTCTTGAGTAGGGGGCAGCTAATATTGACCCTGTACCATTGATCCCCTGCGTCCAGCTGGACTCTCAAAGACACAACCACTGTGTCACCCTAAAGATAAACCAAAGTGGTTTGATATGGCAATCAGTAGGTTTACACACAGACCAAGACCTCTCAATGCAATGAACATCAAAAAACATTACCATACCTCAACCTGTGCGTAACAACTGTCATATCGACTCTGGAAAGAAAGGGTACCATTCTTTTCTCCCCTTCTCACTCCACAATGTTCTTTGGCTTTTGGCACAGGCACACTGACTCCATACCTGTCTAGGGAAAGTGAGCTCAACCAGTATACCATACATTCTAATTAAACAAACAAAATCTGCAGATATAGAGGGCTAAAATATGGCTATTTACCTTTTACGCGTAGGTTATGAAGAACCGCTTGACCGAAAACTGCGCGTATTCGTCGGGCGGTGCAGGTGACTCGAGGCAGGGCATCTTGTGCTCTAGTTTGAGCGGTTTTCTGCTGCACGAGAGTTGAAAGGCATCGGTAATATGGCGCAAAGAATGCAAAAATTACACAAATCATCAGTAGCATTGTTAGGCTACAGGTTATGCTGTGTTTTAATTAGTTAAATGATTCACAATTGAACAATATAACTGTGACAAAAGTAATATTTTGCGCGGTATTTGTGTGG of Salmo trutta chromosome 1, fSalTru1.1, whole genome shotgun sequence contains these proteins:
- the LOC115200342 gene encoding zona pellucida sperm-binding protein 4 isoform X1: MLLMICVIFAFFAPYYRCLSTLVQQKTAQTRAQDALPRVTCTARRIRAVFGQAVLHNLRVKDRYGVSVPVPKAKEHCGVRRGEKNGTLSFQSRYDSCYAQVEGDTVVVSLRVQLDAGDQWYRVNISCPLLKKMAQKPIIGRTSRSGKCSIHRALRVDCGPQDVSNDGCIKLGCCYDDHDSTCYYRMNTCSLDGHFVFSVKATDTDPPINPNNLAVKGQPQCSPVATSADTAVFKIGVRECGTKMMVNGDVVSYEVEVEELHPKITGKHSPFSLQVQCQYEGSALLHTDLWSLNPTNPPPVTALGTVRVQMRIATDESFTFFLPEDQLPLTLYLHKPVYVEVSIAPPSPDPSLSLRVRDCFAYPASRHSVWTLLYDGCPNPLDNVRSSIPVDSQGRTTSHSQVRRFDVKTFSFVDPETGNPSVEEVYFYCWVEICTEEEECKQHCSITSPDGERARRESGSDRVSQLVSFGPVLLGQNRKGIIVI
- the LOC115200342 gene encoding zona pellucida sperm-binding protein 4 isoform X2; translated protein: MAQKPIIGRTSRSGKCSIHRALRVDCGPQDVSNDGCIKLGCCYDDHDSTCYYRMNTCSLDGHFVFSVKATDTDPPINPNNLAVKGQPQCSPVATSADTAVFKIGVRECGTKMMVNGDVVSYEVEVEELHPKITGKHSPFSLQVQCQYEGSALLHTDLWSLNPTNPPPVTALGTVRVQMRIATDESFTFFLPEDQLPLTLYLHKPVYVEVSIAPPSPDPSLSLRVRDCFAYPASRHSVWTLLYDGCPNPLDNVRSSIPVDSQGRTTSHSQVRRFDVKTFSFVDPETGNPSVEEVYFYCWVEICTEEEECKQHCSITSPDGERARRESGSDRVSQLVSFGPVLLGQNRKGIIVI